GGACAGTACTGTAAAAAAGTATTGTAAAAAGGAAAAGATTAAGCTACTTCTCGAGATACCTCATGATATATGGATCGCCGAATCATATTCAAGGGGAGAATTAATAACAGATACCGAAAAATTTGCCGGCATATTTAAAAAACTATTTAAAGATATAAGAATGGAAACAATATAGTGAAGCAAATTACTGTTATCAGCGGCAAAGGTGGTACAGGCAAGACAACTTTAACAGCCTGTCTCTCACAAATAGCTAAAAATATTGTGGTAGCTGATTGCGATGTGGACGCGGCGGACTTGCATTTGCTGCTGTTTCCTAAAATTAAAGAAAAATATAATTTTTTTTCAGGTAAAGCATACAAAATAGATACTAATGAATGTATCAAATGTAATAAATGCCGGGAATTATGCAGGTTTAATGCAATAAATGATAATTTTACAATAAACAGGATTCCCTGTGATGGCTGTGGTGCCTGTTACTATGTATGTCCTGTATCAGCTATCTCCGAAACAGAAAATTGTGCGGGTGTATATTATATTTCCAGTACCGAAAACAGTATACCGATGATACACGCTTCCTTACACACAGCCGAAGATAACTCCGGGAAACTGGTAGCGCAGGTAAGAAAAGAAGCGAAGAAAAAAGCGGAAGGAACAAACGCTAACTATATTCTTATAGACGGACCACCGGGTATAGGTTGCCCGGTTAATGCCGCGATTGTCGGAGTTGACCTGGCGCTTATTGTTACAGAACCCACATTATCAGGTATCCATGACCTGAAACGAATTATACAGATAGCGAAATATTTTAATGTTAAATCAATGGTAATTGTCAATAAATACGACATAAATTTAAAAAATA
This portion of the Candidatus Margulisiibacteriota bacterium genome encodes:
- a CDS encoding P-loop NTPase, with translation MKQITVISGKGGTGKTTLTACLSQIAKNIVVADCDVDAADLHLLLFPKIKEKYNFFSGKAYKIDTNECIKCNKCRELCRFNAINDNFTINRIPCDGCGACYYVCPVSAISETENCAGVYYISSTENSIPMIHASLHTAEDNSGKLVAQVRKEAKKKAEGTNANYILIDGPPGIGCPVNAAIVGVDLALIVTEPTLSGIHDLKRIIQIAKYFNVKSMVIVNKYDINLKNTEEIENICHEQGLKCIAKIPYDEIVVKSLVAGKVITEFAPDHEINTIIKKIWEEIK